Proteins from one Panicum virgatum strain AP13 chromosome 7K, P.virgatum_v5, whole genome shotgun sequence genomic window:
- the LOC120641528 gene encoding uncharacterized protein LOC120641528 isoform X1, protein MALPLRHSTPTTSTLTTSHHGRSAAAAVLRRPTTASGSRFLLRARKPAAGSPAAGADTETPSRSENAVLKAAWYGSELLGIAASLLRPAPSSPEGEAGGDAEGGAAGALDRAGVVEAIKEDFARSYFVTGNLTLRAYEEDCEFADPAGSFRGLQRFKRNCTNFGSLLEKSNMKLTRWEDLQDKSIGHWRFSCVMSFPWRPILSATGYTEYYFDAESGKVCRHVENWNVPKMALLRQIFRPSRWVWEKR, encoded by the exons ATGGCCTTGCCCTTGCGCCACTCGACTCCCACTACCTCGACGCTGACCACCAGCCACCacggccgcagcgccgccgccgccgtcctccgacGGCCAACAACCGCTTCTGGGAGCCGTTTCCTGTTGCGCGCGCGGAAGCCGGCAGCTGGGTCCCCTGCCGCGGGAGCCGATACCGAGACGCCGTCCCGCTCGGAGAACGCCGTCCTGAAGGCGGCATGGTACGGCTCCGAGCTCCTCGGCATCGCGGCGTCGCTGCTCCGGCCGGCGCCTTCGTCTCCGGAGGGGGAGGCTGGCGGTGATGcggagggaggcgcggcgggggccCTGGACCGCGCGGGAGTGGTCGAGGCCATCAAGGAGGACTTCGCGCGATCCTACTTCGTCACAG GGAATCTCACGCTGAGAGCTTACGAGGAGGACTGCGAGTTCGCCGACCCGGCGGGTTCGTTCAGAGGCCTGCAGCGCTTCAAACGGAACTGCACGAACTTTGGGTCTCTGCTGGAGAAGTCGAACATGAAGCTCACCAGATGGGAGGACCTGCAG GACAAATCAATTGGGCACTGGCGTTTCAGCTGCGTCATGTCGTTCCCGTGGAGGCCTATTCTATCAG CAACCGGATACACTGAATACTACTTCGACGCTGAATCAGGGAAGGTGTGCAG GCATGTCGAGAATTGGAACGTTCCCAAGATGGCGCTCCTGCGGCAGATTTTCAGGCCAAGCCGATGGGTCTGGGAGAAGCGCTAG
- the LOC120641532 gene encoding beta-carotene hydroxylase 2, chloroplastic-like produces MTAGLSGAAMTSFAATKNPALLAAAARRRAPPALAGRALPFSPLTTARAPRRRGLGTVVTCFVPQDTERPTAAHVPVPETALEEEARAAAARRVAERKARKLSERRTYLVAAVMSSLGVTSMAVAAVYYRFSWQMEGGEVPVTEMFGTFALSIGAAVGMEFWARWAHRALWHASLWYMHESHHRPREGPFELNDVFAIINAVPAISLLAYGFFHRGFVPGLCFGAGLGITLFGMAYMFVHDGLVHRRFPVGPIANVPYFRRVAAAHKIHHMDKFEGVPYGLFLGPKELEEVGGLDELEKELARIRSRGM; encoded by the exons ATGACCGCCGGGCTCTCCGGCGCCGCGATGACCAGCTTCGCCGCCACCAAGAACCCCGCGCtgctggccgcggccgcgcgccgcagGGCGCCGCCTGCCCTCGCCGGGCGCGCGCTGCCCTTCTCGCCGCTGACCACCGCGagggccccgcgccgccgcgggctcggGACCGTCGTCACGTGCTTCGTGCCGCAGGACACGGAGCGCCCGACGGCCGCCCACGTGCCGGTGCCCGAgacggcgctggaggaggaggccagggccgcggcggcgcggcgcgtcgcGGAGAGGAAGGCGCGGAAGCTGTCCGAGCGGCGGACGTACCTGGTGGCCGCCGTGATGTCCAGCCTCGGGGTCACGTccatggccgtcgccgccgtgtaCTACCGCTTCAGCTGGCAGATGGAG GGCGGCGAGGTGCCGGTAACCGAGATGTTCGGCACGTTTGCGCTCTCCATCGGCGCGGCG GTCGGGATGGAGTTCTGGGCGCGGTGGGCGCACCGGGCGCTGTGGCACGCCTCCCTGTGGTACATGCACGAGTCGCACCACCGGCCGCGGGAGGGGCccttcgagctcaacgacgtgTTCGCCATCATCAACGCCGTGCCGGCCATCTCCCTCCTCGCCTACGGCTTCTTCCACCGCGGCTTCGTGCCCGGCCTCTGCTTCGGCGCG GGCCTCGGGATTACGCTGTTCGGCATGGCCTACATGTTCGTCCACGACGGCCTGGTCCACCGCCGCTTCCCCGTCGGCCCCATCGCCAACGTGCCCTACTTCCGGCGAGTCGCTGCCGCTCACAAG ATCCACCACatggacaagttcgagggcgtCCCGTATGGGCTCTTCCTGGGACCAAAG gagctggaggaggttgGTGGCCTGGACGAGCTGGAGAAGGAGCTCGCGCGAATCCGCAGCCGGGGCATGTGA
- the LOC120641529 gene encoding uncharacterized protein LOC120641529: MPCADKNSWEKTNGPKVLPPVYEKKVGRPPKSRRKQPHEVQGKDGPKMSKHGAIITCSWCKGQHHNRAGCSLRKLGIKPNAHSNPNPVVDEDILDDEPVITQETGHPQAVDVQLHDTILSQMLEEASSTIAPCQSLGPLPDCSYIAANQPVPRPVPPTTASKAIKAVVNKRKAPGTKLKDATGKKGKAAGNKTKTKTVGETTKKK; this comes from the exons ATGCCTTGTGCCGACAAGAATAGTTGGGAAAAGACCAATGGACCTAAAGTGCTACCACCAGTGTATGAGAAAAAAGTTGGAAGGCCACCTAAATCTAGGAGGAAGCAGCCCCATGAGGTGCAAGGCAAGGATGGCCCAAAGATGTCCAAACATGGTGCTATCATTACTTGTAGCTGGTGCAAAGGCCAACATCACAATAGAGCTGGATGCAGTCTTAGGAAACTGGGAATTAAACCTAATGCTCATAGCAATCCAAATCCtgttgttgatgaagacatCCTAGATGACGAACCTGTCATCACCCAG GAAACTGGTCACCCGCAAGCTGTGGACGTACAACTTCATGACACCATATTATCACAAATGTTAGAAGAG GCTTCAAGTACTATTGCTCCATGCCAATCTCTTGGACCTCTGCCAGATTGTTCTTACATTGCAGCCAACCAACCTGTTCCACGGCCTGTCCCACCTACCACTGCATCCAAGGCTATCAAGGCAGTAGTGAACAAGCGAAAGGCTCCAGGAACCAAGCTGAAGGATGCAAcagggaagaaaggaaaggccGCAGGGAACAAGACCAAGACCAAGACTGTAGGCGAAACTACAAAGAAGAAGTAA
- the LOC120641528 gene encoding uncharacterized protein LOC120641528 isoform X2 — translation MALPLRHSTPTTSTLTTSHHGRSAAAAVLRRPTTASGSRFLLRARKPAAGSPAAGADTETPSRSENAVLKAAWYGSELLGIAASLLRPAPSSPEGEAGGDAEGGAAGALDRAGVVEAIKEDFARSYFVTGNLTLRAYEEDCEFADPAGSFRGLQRFKRNCTNFGSLLEKSNMKLTRWEDLQDKSIGHWRFSCVMSFPWRPILSATGYTEYYFDAESGKVCRSS, via the exons ATGGCCTTGCCCTTGCGCCACTCGACTCCCACTACCTCGACGCTGACCACCAGCCACCacggccgcagcgccgccgccgccgtcctccgacGGCCAACAACCGCTTCTGGGAGCCGTTTCCTGTTGCGCGCGCGGAAGCCGGCAGCTGGGTCCCCTGCCGCGGGAGCCGATACCGAGACGCCGTCCCGCTCGGAGAACGCCGTCCTGAAGGCGGCATGGTACGGCTCCGAGCTCCTCGGCATCGCGGCGTCGCTGCTCCGGCCGGCGCCTTCGTCTCCGGAGGGGGAGGCTGGCGGTGATGcggagggaggcgcggcgggggccCTGGACCGCGCGGGAGTGGTCGAGGCCATCAAGGAGGACTTCGCGCGATCCTACTTCGTCACAG GGAATCTCACGCTGAGAGCTTACGAGGAGGACTGCGAGTTCGCCGACCCGGCGGGTTCGTTCAGAGGCCTGCAGCGCTTCAAACGGAACTGCACGAACTTTGGGTCTCTGCTGGAGAAGTCGAACATGAAGCTCACCAGATGGGAGGACCTGCAG GACAAATCAATTGGGCACTGGCGTTTCAGCTGCGTCATGTCGTTCCCGTGGAGGCCTATTCTATCAG CAACCGGATACACTGAATACTACTTCGACGCTGAATCAGGGAAGGTGTGCAG ATCCAGCTAG